The Microbacterium sp. LWO12-1.2 genome includes a window with the following:
- the rsfS gene encoding ribosome silencing factor, producing MQSPETAEEMLRIAADAAASKGGEDLVALNVSEPLPLVDIFLLVTGNSERNVAAIADEVEDKLLESGHKRVRREGRAESRWILLDFGDLIVHVFHQEERVYYGLERLWKDCPVVPIELAEPVAGE from the coding sequence ATGCAATCACCTGAAACTGCCGAAGAAATGCTGCGCATAGCCGCAGACGCCGCCGCATCCAAGGGTGGCGAAGACCTCGTCGCCCTGAATGTCTCGGAGCCACTTCCGCTCGTCGACATCTTCCTTCTCGTCACCGGTAACAGCGAGCGCAACGTCGCCGCTATCGCAGACGAGGTCGAGGACAAACTCCTGGAGTCGGGCCACAAGCGTGTGCGCCGCGAGGGGCGAGCAGAGTCACGCTGGATCCTCCTGGACTTCGGGGACCTGATCGTGCACGTCTTCCATCAGGAGGAGCGGGTTTACTACGGCCTCGAGCGCCTCTGGAAGGACTGCCCGGTCGTACCCATCGAGCTGGCGGAGCCTGTCGCGGGGGAGTGA
- a CDS encoding glutamate-5-semialdehyde dehydrogenase — protein sequence MTDQTPQVRLERAKEASRAIAALTSDDKARALEAIAVALESNAAPIIEANALDIARGRADGIGDSLIDRLRLDEKRVAALASAVRQVAALPDPVGRVVGGHRMPNGVGLEQVRVPFGVVGAIYEARPNVTVDIAALALRSGNAVVLRGGSAAHESNTVLVQVMRDALATAGITAEAIQTVDDFGRDGAKAMMHGRGFIDVLVPRGSAGLIETVVTESTVPVIETGAGNVHIVLDESAPDDWARDIVVNAKVQRPSVCNAVETVLVHRQAAPRLIPLIASALQSEGVTVHGDDIVAGLVSNVIPATEEDWQTEYLSLDIAIKVVDSLDEALDHIRRYSTGHTESIISTDSRNIERFLAEVDSAVVMANASTRFTDGAEFGFGAEVGISTQKLHARGPMGLAELTSTKWLARGSGQTRG from the coding sequence CGAGGCCATCGCCGTCGCGCTGGAGTCGAATGCCGCTCCGATCATCGAAGCCAACGCGCTGGACATCGCCCGCGGTCGCGCCGACGGTATCGGCGATTCGCTGATCGACCGTCTGCGCCTGGACGAGAAGCGCGTCGCAGCGCTCGCATCCGCGGTGCGTCAGGTCGCCGCACTCCCTGATCCTGTCGGCCGGGTGGTCGGTGGGCATCGGATGCCGAACGGTGTGGGTCTGGAGCAGGTGCGCGTGCCGTTCGGCGTGGTCGGAGCGATCTACGAGGCGCGGCCCAACGTCACGGTCGACATCGCGGCGCTCGCGCTGCGTTCGGGAAACGCCGTGGTGCTGCGCGGAGGGAGCGCCGCGCACGAGTCCAACACAGTGCTCGTGCAGGTCATGCGTGATGCGCTGGCGACGGCGGGCATCACCGCAGAAGCGATCCAGACGGTCGACGACTTCGGTCGGGATGGCGCGAAGGCCATGATGCACGGCCGCGGGTTCATCGACGTCCTGGTCCCGCGCGGCAGCGCAGGGCTGATCGAGACCGTGGTGACGGAGTCGACGGTCCCCGTGATCGAGACGGGCGCAGGCAACGTGCACATCGTGCTCGACGAGAGCGCCCCCGACGACTGGGCACGCGACATCGTCGTGAACGCCAAGGTGCAGCGGCCGAGCGTCTGCAACGCGGTCGAGACGGTCCTCGTGCACCGCCAGGCCGCACCGCGGCTGATTCCGCTGATCGCCAGCGCCCTGCAGAGCGAAGGCGTCACGGTCCACGGCGACGACATCGTGGCCGGACTCGTCTCGAACGTCATCCCCGCGACGGAGGAGGACTGGCAGACGGAGTACCTCAGCCTGGACATCGCGATCAAGGTCGTCGACTCGCTCGATGAGGCGCTCGACCACATCCGTCGCTACAGCACCGGACACACCGAGTCGATCATCTCCACTGACTCGCGCAACATCGAGCGCTTCCTGGCCGAGGTCGATTCTGCCGTCGTGATGGCCAACGCCTCGACGCGGTTCACCGACGGAGCGGAGTTCGGGTTCGGCGCTGAGGTCGGCATCTCGACGCAGAAGCTCCACGCGCGCGGTCCGATGGGCCTGGCCGAGCTGACCAGCACCAAGTGGCTGGCGCGTGGATCAGGGCAGACGCGCGGCTGA
- the nadD gene encoding nicotinate-nucleotide adenylyltransferase, translating to MNAATSRAPRIGVMGGTFDPIHHGHLVAASEVAHSFDLDEVVFVPTGHPWQKSGVTPSEHRYLMTVIATASNPQFTVSRVDIDREGPTYTIDTLKDLKRDRGDAELFFITGADAVAQILSWRDHDELWELAHFVAVSRPGHVLSTDGLPSDNVSQLEVPALSISSTACRERVRDDQPVWYLVPDGVVQYIAKHHLYRSKA from the coding sequence ATGAATGCAGCGACCTCGCGTGCTCCGCGCATCGGCGTGATGGGCGGTACGTTCGACCCCATCCACCACGGGCACCTGGTCGCCGCCAGCGAGGTGGCGCACTCCTTCGATCTGGATGAAGTCGTCTTCGTGCCCACCGGTCACCCCTGGCAGAAGTCGGGCGTCACACCCAGCGAACACCGCTACCTGATGACGGTGATCGCGACGGCCTCGAACCCGCAGTTCACGGTCAGCCGCGTGGATATCGACCGTGAGGGACCTACCTACACGATCGACACGCTGAAGGATCTGAAGCGCGATCGTGGGGATGCGGAGCTCTTCTTCATCACCGGCGCCGACGCCGTAGCGCAAATTCTCAGTTGGAGGGACCATGATGAGTTGTGGGAGTTGGCCCACTTCGTCGCGGTCTCTCGCCCAGGACATGTCCTGAGTACTGACGGCCTCCCGAGCGACAATGTCAGCCAACTGGAAGTGCCGGCCCTGTCGATCTCGTCGACGGCCTGCCGTGAACGCGTTCGCGACGATCAGCCGGTCTGGTATCTCGTCCCCGACGGTGTCGTCCAGTACATCGCGAAGCATCATCTGTATCGGAGCAAGGCATGA
- a CDS encoding ABC transporter ATP-binding protein — MMTSMENTSAPAHGIVLDVHGLTVTLSSDGRRNRVVDGIDLTVHRGEVFALLGESGSGKSMTARAIMGLIDKGDIEAESMTLNGTDLLSLSTEQHRRMRGVHVSLVMQDALSALNPVLNIGDQIIDLIRAHRTVSRRAAEKRAVELLGLVGIPTPDKRVHDFPHQFSGGQRQRILIAMAIALEPDLIIADEPTTALDVTVQAQILDLLLSLRDRLGMGILLITHDLGVVMEVADQVAVMRSGRIVEAGSADTVLTAPQHEYTKQLLHSMPRVVTAASGDVDAPPILEGRGLERTFRSGSGRRAHRVAAVAGVDLHLRSGEILAVVGESGSGKSTLARMLVGLDTPDAGTLSYRDQDVTRGRLRDRKVLRRGVQMVFQDPYMSLNPRMTVQQIIAEPLAANRSGTPATRRERVAELLELVGLTPEMGSRFPHQFSGGQRQRIGIARALALHPDVLVCDEPVSALDVSIRAQIIDLLCELRERLGMSIVFIAHDLSLVRHIADRVAVMYLGNMVEIGDTEDVYENPTHPYTRSLLSAIPPQTRAERGMLQRRTAMSA; from the coding sequence ATGATGACATCCATGGAGAACACGTCCGCACCTGCGCATGGCATAGTCCTCGACGTTCACGGCCTCACCGTGACGCTGTCCAGTGACGGACGTCGCAACCGCGTCGTCGACGGCATCGACCTCACCGTGCACCGCGGGGAGGTCTTCGCGCTGCTGGGTGAATCCGGCTCGGGCAAGTCGATGACCGCGCGAGCGATCATGGGGCTGATCGACAAGGGCGATATCGAGGCCGAGAGCATGACCCTCAACGGCACTGACCTGCTGTCCCTGAGCACCGAACAGCATCGCCGCATGCGCGGCGTGCACGTGAGCCTGGTCATGCAGGATGCCCTCTCGGCCCTGAATCCCGTGCTCAACATCGGCGACCAGATCATCGACCTCATCCGCGCGCACCGCACCGTGAGCCGACGAGCAGCAGAGAAGCGTGCCGTCGAACTGCTCGGCCTGGTCGGCATCCCGACACCCGACAAGCGAGTGCACGACTTCCCCCACCAGTTCTCCGGCGGGCAGCGCCAGCGCATCCTCATCGCCATGGCCATCGCGTTGGAACCCGACCTCATCATCGCGGACGAGCCGACCACCGCCCTCGACGTCACGGTGCAGGCGCAGATCCTCGATCTGCTGCTCTCGCTGCGCGATCGCCTGGGCATGGGCATCCTGCTCATCACGCACGATCTCGGGGTCGTGATGGAGGTGGCCGACCAGGTCGCCGTCATGCGCTCGGGGCGCATCGTCGAGGCCGGCAGCGCCGACACGGTGCTCACCGCACCGCAGCACGAGTACACGAAGCAGCTGCTGCACTCCATGCCGCGCGTCGTGACCGCGGCGAGCGGAGACGTGGACGCGCCGCCGATCCTCGAGGGCCGAGGTCTGGAGCGCACGTTCCGCTCCGGCAGCGGCCGTCGCGCACATCGTGTCGCCGCCGTCGCGGGAGTCGATCTGCACCTGCGCAGCGGGGAGATCCTCGCGGTCGTCGGGGAGTCCGGGAGCGGCAAATCCACACTTGCGCGGATGCTGGTCGGCCTCGATACACCGGATGCCGGCACACTGAGCTACCGCGACCAGGATGTGACCCGCGGTCGCCTGCGGGATCGCAAGGTCCTCCGCCGTGGAGTGCAGATGGTCTTCCAGGACCCGTACATGTCATTGAATCCACGCATGACCGTGCAACAGATCATCGCCGAACCGCTGGCGGCGAACAGATCCGGAACCCCGGCGACACGTCGTGAACGCGTCGCCGAACTGCTCGAGCTCGTGGGGCTGACGCCCGAGATGGGCTCGCGCTTCCCACATCAGTTCTCCGGTGGGCAGCGTCAGCGCATCGGCATCGCCCGCGCCCTCGCGCTGCATCCGGACGTGCTGGTGTGCGACGAACCCGTCTCCGCGCTCGACGTGTCGATCCGCGCGCAGATCATCGACCTGCTGTGCGAGTTGCGCGAACGTCTGGGCATGTCGATCGTCTTCATCGCCCACGACCTCTCATTGGTGCGCCACATCGCCGACCGCGTCGCCGTGATGTACCTGGGCAACATGGTCGAGATCGGTGACACAGAAGACGTCTACGAGAACCCGACGCACCCCTATACGCGGTCGCTGCTGTCGGCGATCCCCCCGCAGACGCGGGCCGAGCGCGGCATGCTGCAGCGACGCACGGCGATGTCGGCCTGA